In Pseudoalteromonas translucida KMM 520, the following are encoded in one genomic region:
- the nagA gene encoding N-acetylglucosamine-6-phosphate deacetylase has protein sequence MITTLIADHLFDGKTLHSNHPISIKDGKIIAFDTVKGAIETKVSGLLTAGFIDTQVNGGGGCLLNQNTNLQTLTAMSTAHAKYGTSSLLPTLITSNLNKIEQTANLISTAIAQHTPGILGVHFEGPHISEPKKGIHSSQQIRGLSQQELDIYCRDDLGIKIVTLAPENVSCETIKILVDHGVHVCLGHSNASFEQAQAALAAGATGFTHLFNAMSALESRAPNMVGAALLDEQSWCGIILDGHHVHPSTAKLAYRAKAARKMMLVTDSMSTIGSEQTQLHFDGHDINLVGDKLTSNSGQLAGSALNMITAVNNATHMLDISLTDALNMASLYPAEFLGIEGSRGQLSIGANADLTLLSTTNSSPRVLNTWIGGKAIF, from the coding sequence ATGATCACCACTTTAATAGCCGATCATCTATTTGATGGCAAAACACTACACTCTAACCACCCTATTAGTATTAAAGATGGCAAAATTATTGCTTTTGATACTGTAAAAGGCGCCATTGAAACTAAAGTTAGTGGCTTATTAACTGCTGGATTTATTGATACGCAAGTTAATGGTGGTGGAGGTTGTTTACTTAATCAAAATACTAATTTACAAACCTTAACTGCAATGAGCACAGCGCATGCTAAGTATGGTACTAGCAGCCTGCTGCCTACGCTAATCACCAGCAATTTAAATAAAATAGAACAAACTGCCAACCTAATAAGTACCGCTATAGCGCAGCACACTCCCGGTATTTTAGGGGTACATTTTGAAGGCCCACATATTAGCGAGCCTAAAAAAGGTATTCACAGTAGTCAACAAATTCGCGGTTTAAGCCAGCAAGAATTAGATATTTATTGTCGTGACGATTTAGGCATAAAAATAGTCACATTAGCCCCTGAAAATGTCAGCTGCGAAACAATTAAAATATTAGTAGATCACGGTGTGCATGTTTGTTTAGGTCACTCAAACGCAAGTTTTGAGCAAGCACAAGCCGCACTAGCTGCTGGCGCAACAGGTTTTACCCATTTATTTAATGCTATGTCGGCACTTGAGTCGCGCGCGCCAAATATGGTGGGAGCCGCATTACTTGATGAGCAAAGCTGGTGTGGCATTATTTTAGATGGCCACCATGTACACCCAAGTACAGCCAAACTGGCTTATAGAGCAAAAGCCGCTCGTAAAATGATGCTAGTTACCGACTCAATGTCGACAATAGGCAGCGAGCAAACACAACTGCATTTTGACGGCCATGACATTAACTTAGTTGGCGACAAATTAACTAGTAATAGCGGCCAATTAGCGGGCTCAGCACTAAATATGATCACCGCGGTGAATAACGCAACACACATGTTAGACATTTCCTTAACCGACGCCCTCAATATGGCTAGTTTATACCCAGCTGAGTTTTTAGGAATAGAGGGCTCTCGTGGACAGTTAAGCATTGGCGCCAATGCCGACTTAACTTTACTTTCAACAACAAATTCGTCGCCTCGTGTGTTAAACACATGGATTGGCGGCAAAGCAATATTTTAA